The following proteins are encoded in a genomic region of Paenibacillus sp. FSL R7-0273:
- a CDS encoding YifB family Mg chelatase-like AAA ATPase produces MYGKMHSACLYGIEGVMIGVEIDLSNGLPQTSIIGLPDSAIREAVERVRAAVKNCGYRYPQQRVTVNLAPADLRKEGSAFDLAIALGILTTSGQLLMPAAAEMLLIGELALDGSLRPVTGVLPMVEAARRSGLQRVLVPHGNAAEAALISGMAVYAAGHLRELPQPADKITVSAAGQAEGPVEKSVNPEAAAASAVHPESEPLLPFPVTVMEHKNDSGRSCQPVMALDLEHLRYIPEAYASSAFSPSEGLLKEDYADVLGQSHVKRALTIAAAGMHNIVLVGPPGTGKTMMIKRLPGILQELNDSESLEVTKIFSAAGKLTDTRNGLLRSRPFRAPHHTISAAGLIGGGGIPKPGEVSLAHRGVLFLDELPEFSRNVLEVLRQPLEDSEVTISRARAAFTFPARFLLACSMNPCSCGYLGNAGAQQRCTCSPAKIAQYRAKISGPLLDRIDMQVDVPRPSDWNGQSPALSSAEMRKDVLRAQQFQAERYSKLPISWNSELSGAALRRYAALNKESSILLQGILESLGLSMRAHDRIIKLARTIADLEGAAAISSAHLAEAVQYRNLDRQVVTEELF; encoded by the coding sequence ATGTACGGAAAAATGCACAGTGCCTGCCTGTATGGCATCGAAGGTGTGATGATCGGTGTTGAGATTGATCTGTCCAACGGCTTGCCCCAGACCAGTATTATCGGCTTACCTGATTCAGCTATCCGCGAAGCGGTGGAAAGAGTACGCGCAGCGGTCAAAAACTGCGGATACCGCTATCCCCAGCAGCGGGTTACAGTCAATCTCGCTCCTGCAGATTTGCGCAAGGAGGGCTCAGCCTTCGATCTGGCGATTGCACTGGGTATTCTTACAACCAGCGGGCAATTGCTGATGCCGGCGGCTGCAGAAATGCTGCTGATCGGCGAGCTGGCTCTTGACGGGAGCCTCAGACCGGTGACAGGTGTCCTGCCGATGGTTGAAGCTGCCCGGCGCTCCGGCCTTCAGAGAGTGCTGGTGCCGCACGGCAATGCGGCTGAGGCTGCGTTAATCAGCGGCATGGCTGTCTATGCAGCCGGTCATCTGCGTGAGCTTCCTCAGCCTGCTGACAAAATAACGGTGTCGGCTGCCGGTCAGGCTGAAGGACCCGTTGAGAAGTCGGTTAATCCGGAAGCTGCAGCAGCTTCTGCAGTACATCCGGAAAGTGAGCCGCTGCTCCCGTTTCCGGTTACTGTAATGGAGCATAAGAATGATTCCGGCCGCAGCTGCCAGCCGGTCATGGCACTTGATCTTGAGCACTTACGGTATATTCCGGAAGCCTATGCAAGCAGCGCCTTTAGTCCGTCAGAAGGATTGTTAAAGGAGGATTATGCAGATGTGCTTGGGCAGAGCCATGTGAAGCGGGCTTTGACAATTGCAGCCGCCGGTATGCACAATATTGTACTGGTAGGCCCGCCCGGAACCGGCAAAACCATGATGATCAAGAGGCTGCCTGGTATCCTTCAGGAGCTAAATGACAGTGAATCACTGGAGGTCACCAAAATATTCAGCGCGGCCGGCAAGCTGACGGATACCCGCAACGGGCTTTTGCGCAGCAGGCCTTTCCGTGCCCCGCATCATACCATTTCAGCAGCCGGTCTGATCGGCGGAGGGGGTATACCTAAGCCGGGTGAGGTCAGCCTGGCTCACCGTGGGGTGCTTTTTCTGGATGAGCTGCCTGAATTCTCGCGCAATGTGCTTGAGGTGCTGCGGCAGCCGCTGGAGGATAGCGAGGTTACAATAAGCCGCGCCCGTGCTGCGTTCACCTTTCCAGCCCGTTTTTTGCTGGCCTGCTCGATGAATCCGTGCAGCTGCGGGTATTTGGGGAATGCCGGAGCCCAGCAGCGGTGCACCTGCAGCCCGGCGAAGATTGCCCAGTACCGGGCCAAAATCTCCGGCCCGCTGCTGGACCGGATTGATATGCAGGTGGATGTTCCCCGTCCTTCAGACTGGAACGGGCAGAGCCCGGCCCTATCGTCTGCAGAAATGCGCAAAGACGTACTGAGAGCCCAGCAGTTTCAGGCAGAGCGCTACAGCAAGCTCCCTATTTCCTGGAACAGTGAGCTATCGGGAGCGGCTCTCCGCCGGTATGCTGCCCTAAATAAAGAGAGCAGCATACTGCTGCAAGGAATATTGGAGAGCCTGGGTCTGAGCATGCGGGCGCATGACCGGATTATTAAGCTCGCCCGGACCATTGCCGACCTTGAGGGTGCGGCAGCGATCAGCTCTGCCCACCTGGCGGAAGCTGTGCAATACCGGAATCTGGACCGGCAGGTCGTAACAGAGGAGCTGTTCTGA
- a CDS encoding MarR family winged helix-turn-helix transcriptional regulator encodes MQEPTTTPELMLDNQLCFTIYACSREFTKLYQPHLDKIGLTYSQYLVMIVLWEKQQCTVKELGEALFLDSGTLTPLLKRLQAAGLILRERSLQDERKVLISLTEKGWELKNEAVCIPAKMAEGAMLSAEEFVHLLGQFKDLLGRVHEANNKASK; translated from the coding sequence ATGCAAGAACCAACAACTACCCCTGAACTGATGCTTGATAATCAGCTGTGCTTTACGATCTACGCATGCTCGCGTGAATTTACGAAGCTGTATCAGCCTCATCTAGACAAAATCGGACTAACATATTCGCAATATCTGGTTATGATTGTGCTGTGGGAGAAGCAGCAGTGTACGGTTAAGGAGCTTGGCGAAGCCCTGTTCCTGGATTCAGGCACGCTGACTCCGCTGCTGAAGCGGCTGCAGGCCGCAGGCCTTATTCTTCGTGAACGTTCCCTGCAGGATGAACGGAAGGTGCTCATCTCGCTGACCGAAAAAGGCTGGGAGCTGAAGAACGAAGCTGTATGTATTCCGGCCAAAATGGCAGAAGGCGCGATGCTCTCCGCTGAGGAATTTGTCCATCTTCTGGGCCAGTTCAAGGACCTGCTGGGAAGGGTTCATGAAGCAAATAACAAAGCATCTAAATAG
- a CDS encoding organic hydroperoxide resistance protein, giving the protein MMTIQQKMYETTVKAVGGRNGYIESESPKLNLTISTPREMGGAGGEGTNPEQLFAAGYSACFDSALNMVARLGKIKIEGSEVTATVSFGKVEDGGFGIAVKLDVLVKGVDHETAKQLVEAAHGACPYSRATRGNIAVELNVL; this is encoded by the coding sequence ATGATGACTATTCAACAAAAAATGTATGAAACAACAGTAAAAGCGGTAGGCGGAAGAAACGGTTATATTGAATCTGAAAGCCCTAAGCTGAACCTGACCATCAGCACACCCCGCGAAATGGGCGGAGCCGGCGGAGAAGGCACTAATCCCGAGCAGCTGTTTGCAGCCGGATATTCCGCCTGCTTTGACAGCGCACTGAATATGGTAGCCCGGCTCGGTAAAATAAAAATTGAAGGCAGCGAGGTTACCGCTACTGTAAGCTTTGGAAAGGTTGAGGACGGCGGCTTCGGCATCGCTGTGAAGCTTGACGTGCTGGTAAAGGGTGTTGACCACGAAACTGCCAAGCAGCTTGTAGAAGCCGCACATGGCGCCTGCCCTTATTCCCGCGCTACCCGCGGCAACATTGCTGTTGAGCTTAATGTGCTTTAA
- a CDS encoding metallophosphoesterase, translating into MPGVFFTSDHHFGHKLIIDFESRPFANVQDMDQAMIESWNAVVGAGDTVFHLGDFSFLGLEATRDIISRLQGYKILILGNHDRGRGRSWWLEAGFDEVSEYPLIYKDFFFLSHEPMYMNKHMPYVNVHGHIHGQKYEGKHHYNICVEHTGYKPLSFEAIRDAVTVSEEG; encoded by the coding sequence CTGATAATAGATTTTGAGTCACGGCCCTTCGCAAATGTGCAGGATATGGATCAGGCGATGATTGAGAGCTGGAATGCTGTGGTGGGAGCGGGAGATACTGTTTTTCATCTGGGGGATTTTTCGTTCCTCGGACTCGAAGCGACGCGTGACATTATCAGCCGCCTGCAGGGCTACAAAATACTGATCCTGGGCAATCACGACCGCGGCCGCGGTCGGAGCTGGTGGCTGGAGGCGGGCTTTGACGAGGTCAGTGAATACCCGCTAATCTATAAGGATTTTTTCTTCCTTTCCCATGAGCCGATGTATATGAATAAGCATATGCCTTACGTAAATGTGCACGGTCATATTCATGGGCAGAAATATGAAGGGAAGCATCATTATAATATTTGCGTAGAGCATACCGGGTATAAGCCGCTGTCATTTGAAGCGATTAGAGACGCGGTTACCGTCAGTGAGGAAGGTTAG